The following coding sequences lie in one Drosophila sulfurigaster albostrigata strain 15112-1811.04 chromosome 2R, ASM2355843v2, whole genome shotgun sequence genomic window:
- the LOC133839179 gene encoding ATPase family AAA domain-containing protein 3A homolog encodes MSWLLGRNRQQPTEFSGADGADPEGKTAGERGGDTQLTKAERKAMEAYRFDSSALERAADAAKTLERSKHAREALELSKMQESTRQQEYNTKVKEYEAHIEQAKVEQKRIDHEERRKTLIEETKQQQQRAQYQDQLSRKRYEDQLVQQQRVQEDNLRKQEESVQRQEAMRRQTIEHEIEMKEKNRLKLLEHELRAKARVDRENRDINLEKIRLKAEEHRTTVLEGIRTAGSVIGAGAEAMLTDWDKVLTAAGGLSLLALGVYSSKGATGVVSRYIEARIGKPTLVGETSRFAFLDALKHPLNYIKRLRAKPADALQGVVLNPKLEERLRDIAIATKNTRINRGLYRNVLMHGPPGTGKTMFAKKLAEHSGMDFAIMTGGDVAPMGKEGVTAIHKVFDWSHTSRRGLLLFVDEADAFLRKRSSEKISEDLRAALNAFLYRTSEQNPKFMLVLASNTPEQFDYAINDRLDEMVEFTLPGIEERERLLRLYFDKYVLQPAASGAKRFKLDTFDYGNTCTKMAALCEGMSGREISKLGVSWQAAVYASEDGLLTEKMVLARCYDAAQQHKQKMAWLSDQERADHKSITGAEGLKPPLTLSSHNL; translated from the exons ATGTCGTGGTTATTGGGTAGAAATCGTCAGCAACCAACAGAGTTCAGTGGGGCAGATGGAGCCGATCCAGAGGGCAAAACTGCCGGTGAACGTGGAGGCGACACACAGCTGACCAAGGCCGAGCGTAAGGCTATGGAAGCGTACAGGTTTGATTCCTCAGCGTTGGAGCGTGCCGCAGACGCAGCGAAGACCCTAGAGCGTTCAA AACATGCGCGGGAGGCACTGGAATTGTCGAAGATGCAGGAGAGCACGAGACAACAGGAGTACAACACTAAGGTCAAGGAGTACGAGGCGCATATTGAACAAGCGAAGGTGGAGCAGAAGCGCATTGATCACGAAGAGCGGCGCAAGACGCTTATCGAAGAGacgaaacagcagcaacaacgcgCCCAATACCAAGATCAACTGTCACGTAAACGCTACGAAGATCAACTGGTGCAACAACAGCGTGTCCAAGAGGATAATTTGCGTAAACAGGAGGAAAGCGTACAGCGTCAGGAAGCGATGCGTCGCCAGACCATTGAGCATGAAATCGAAATGAAGGAGAAGAACCGTCTAAAACTCTTAGAACATGAGCTGCGAGCCAAAGCTCGTGTGGATCGCGAAAATCGGGATATTAATCTGGAAAAAATTCGTCTCAAGGCGGAGGAGCATCGTACCACTGTCCTGGAGGGCATACG AACTGCTGGTTCAGTGATTGGTGCTGGTGCCGAAGCCATGTTAACTGACTGGGATAAGGTTTTGACTGCTGCTGGGGGCTTGTCTTTGCTGGCATTGGGCGTGTACAGTTCCAAGGGCGCAACAGGCGTTGTTTCGCGTTACATCGAGGCAAGGATTGGAAAACCAACGCTGGTGGGCGAAACGTCACGATTTGCGTTCTTGGATGCACTTAAGCATCcattaaactatataaaacGATTGCGCGCCAAACCCGCAGATGCACTTCAAGGCGTTGTCCTGAATCCAAAACTTGAGGAAAGATTGCGTGACATTGCGATTGCAACCAAAAATACGCGTATCAATCGGGGACTTTATCGCAATGTGTTAATGCATGGACCGCCCGGCACGGGTAAAACGATGTTTGCGAAAAAGCTGGCCGAGCATTCGGGTATGGACTTTGCCATTATGACTGGCGGTGATGTGGCGCCCATGGGAAAGGAAGGTGTTACGGCCATTCACAAAGTGTTTGACTGGTCGCACACCTCGAGGCGTGGTTTGTTACTGTTTGTGGACGAGGCAGACGCATTTCTGCGAAAGCGGTCATCGGAAAAGATTTCAGAAGATTTGCGAGCTGCACTAAATGCTTTCCTATACCGGACATCCGAACAGAATCCCAAGTTTATGCTTGTTTTGGCCTCAAATACACCCGAACAATTTGATTATGCCATCAATGATCGTTTGGATGAGATGGTTGAGTTCACTTTACCCGGCATTGAGGAACGTGAGCGCCTATTACGTCTGTACTTTGATAAATATGTGCTGCAGCCAGCAGCATCTGGCGCAAA GCGTTTTAAACTGGACACCTTCGACTATGGCAATACGTGCACTAAAATGGCAGCTCTATGCGAAGGCATGTCTGGACGCGAAATATCCAAATTGGGTGTCTCATGGCAGGCAGCTGTTTATGCTTCAGAAGATGGCTTGCTTACTGAAAAAATGGTGCTGGCCAGATGTTATGATGCTGCCCAGCAGCATAAACAGAAG ATGGCGTGGTTGTCAGACCAGGAGCGTGCCGATCACAAATCAATCACGGGCGCAGAAGGCCTAAAACCACCACTAACGCTCAGTTCCCATAACTTGTGA
- the LOC133839177 gene encoding protein asunder yields the protein MFERNQKTIFVLDHTRYFSISSEQYISMDYLKGKPLPETSAPSATTPVAQTQLSKSLWTCAVESSIEYCRIVWDLFPGRKQVRFIVSDTAAHIVNTWSPSTQNMSHVSNAMMMVSVPSRSIPQSSDYSVIHGLRAAIEALAEPTDDQVQAAQSGCTKISNKGRVICITSARDNTSMKSLEDIFNTVLLQQNALASPPGKKGLLIDHCHLVILNIVPLGIESLVTNRQLLEISPLLDVEIHTVNAPDISDKLLHLIMGHYDLASTTVTNIPMKEEQNANSSANYDVEILHERAAHTKVCGPDFTLPTSIKVGTSYETVTLKWCTPRGCGSADLQPCVGQFNVTPVDVTSRPSSCLINFLLNGRSVLLEVPRKTGTKTTSHMLSARGGEIFVHSLSIARSAMDEAPSIGDGPGGRVADYRIAEMGQLLKMSRMVPLKAKPKSRISPGEHLWRRMPRYFPRTTNVTILFNLQRQLAWLPHFLHLLVKEDMDKQEEVRCQQHIHELYKSASRGEMLPFGNTNNIRPKASKSKDQYRLFYRELEQLIQLNAQTTHHKNLLESLQSLRASYGDVTNKSEAGVAHLRSYTESPLSPERLEPNSISSSNASSSLLKASKRRMSSSGQRSLLDMISNAERNQSSKRLDFSGRLCTPLGQTAKLYPDFGNKEKDVLTPGLLSTNLKDESIRS from the exons ATGTTTGAGCGCAATCAAAAAACTATATTCGTGTTAGATCATACGCGATATTTCAGTATATCTAGTGAGCAGTACATATCGATGGATTACTTAAAGGGCAAACCATTGCCCGAGACTTCGGCTCCAAGTGCCACAACACCAGTTGCCCAGACGCAGTTGAGTAAGAGCTTGTGGACATGTGCTGTGGAATCGTCCATTGAGTATTGCCGCATTGTTTGGGATCTTTTTCCGGGCAGAAAGCAAGTGCGTTTCATTGTTTCTGACACAGCGGCGCACATTGTGAACACCTGGAGTCCAAGCACCCAGAATATGTCGCATGTGTCGAATGCCATGATGATGGTCAGTGTGCCATCTCGAAGCATACCACAATCCTCCGACTATTCTGTCATACATGGACTACGGGCTGCAATCGAGGCTTTGGCAGAGCCCACAGACGATCAAGTCCAAGCTGCTCAATCTGGTTGCACTAAGATATCAAATAAAGGACGCGTCATCTGTATTACCTCGGCTAGGGATAATACCAGTATGAAGA GTTTGGAAGACATTTTCAATACagtgctgctgcagcaaaatGCGTTGGCCTCACCTCCCGGAAAGAAAGGTCTGCTAATAGATCATTGCCACTTGGTGATACTCAATATTGTACCTTTGGGCATCGAATCATTAGTCACTAATCGTCAGTTGTTGGAAATTTCTCCACTATTGGATGTGGAGATACACACGGTTAACGCCCCCGATATATCCGATAAGCTGTTACACCTGATAATGGGACATTATGATCTGGCCAGCACCACAGTGACCAATATACCAATGAAGGAGGAACAGAACGCCAATTCGAGCGCCAATTACGACGTGGAAATATTGCATGAGCGTGCCGCGCACACAAAAGTGTGTGGACCGGATTTCACTCTGCCAACAAGCATAAAGGTGGGCACATCCTACGAAACGGTCACGCTAAAATGGTGCACACCTCGTGGATGTGGCTCTGCAGATCTGCAGCCCTGCGTCGGTCAATTCAATGTGACCCCCGTGGATGTTACTTCGCGTCCAAGCTCATGCCTAATTAACTTTCTGCTAAACGGTCGCTCGGTGTTGTTGGAGGTGCCACGAAAAACGGGCACAAAAACCACCAGCCATATGTTGTCCGCTCGTGGGGGTGAAATATTTGTGCACTCCCTTTCAATAGCACGTTCAGCGATGGATGAAGCACCTTCAATTGGCGATGGACCTGGTGGACGTGTTGCAGATTATCGCATTGCTGAAATGGGCCAGTTACTCAAGATGTCACGTATGGTGCCGCTGAAGGCCAAGCCCAAAAGCAGAATCTCCCCTGGCGAGCATTTATGGCGACGCATGCCTCGATACTTTCCGAGAACTACCAACGTTACGATTCTTTTCAACTTGCAGCGGCAATTGGCGTGGCTGCCGCACTTCCTACATCTGCTGGTCAAGGAGGACATGGACAAGCAGGAGGAGGTGCGCTGCCAGCAGCACATCCATGAGTTGTACAAAAGTGCATCACGTGGTGAAATGCTGCCCTTTGGTAACACAAACAACATACG GCCGAAGGCAAGCAAAAGCAAGGATCAGTATCGACTTTTCTACAGAGAGCTGGAACAATTAATTCAGCTGAATGCTCAGACGACTCACCACAAGAACTTGCTGGAGAGTCTGCAAAGTCTGCGTGCATCTTATGGCGATGTGACTAATAAATCTGAAGCGGGCGTCGCCCACTTGCGTTCGTACACTGAGTCACCACTTTCACCCGAACGCTTGGAGCCCAATAgcataagcagcagcaacgcgtCCAGTAGTCTTCTTAAGGCCAGCAAACGACGCATGTCCAGCTCGGGACAACG TTCACTTCTGGACATGATAAGCAATGCGGAACGAAATCAATCTAGCAAGCGATTGGATTTTTCGGGGCGTCTTTGTACACCATTGGGTCAGACAGCTAAGCTTTACCCTGATTTTGGAAACAAGGAGAAAGATGTGTTAACGCCTGGCTTACTATCGACCAACTTAAAAGACGAATCGATTCGcagctaa
- the LOC133839190 gene encoding uncharacterized protein LOC133839190, giving the protein MANNTRVIQVFEEAAPAVNIPIIVGNEMFMLTQQDVRRVEDTRYMCWKRWTPNEQLTSIPALQPPNAYNSTTMTTESQNTVPMDFIANVSNQLRWSKTNGTSATLPLTYSVATSTNAYDCKGTDPIAKHYSSCQTNPQTCSKACNTEPVKNHHQTCKRNRGNESFSETSCQTIQDTLMRTPSESHFSMSGQPHHERKKSMVPPYFAVNEEH; this is encoded by the exons ATGGCAAATAACACCAGAGTAATACAAGTCTTTGAGGAGGCTGCCCCTGCTGTGAACA TTCCTATAATCGTAGGCAACGAAATGTTTATGCTGACTCAACAGGACGTTCGACGAGTAGAGGATACTAGATACATGTGCTGGAAACGTTGGACTCCTAACGAGCAGCTCACCTCCATTCCGGCTCTGCAGCCGCCTAATGCCTACAATAGCACTACCATGACTACTGAGAGCCAAAACACTGTTCCTATGGATTTCATTGCCAACGTATCGAACCAACTGAGATGGTCAAAAACAAATGGAACCTCTGCAACGCTTCCCCTTACCTACAGCGTTGCAACATCAACCAATGCATACGATTGCAAAGGAACTGATCCTATAGCAAAGCATTATAGCAGTTGCCAGACAAATCCGCAAACTTGTTCTAAGGCTTGCAATACGGAACCAGTTAAGAATCATCATCAAACATGTAAAAGGAATCGCGGGAATGAAAGCTTCTCAGAAACAAGTTGCCAAACTATACAGGACACATTAATGAGAACGCCAAGCGAATCGCATTTTTCAATGTCGGGTCAACCACATCATGAACGAAAAAAGTCCATGGTACCGCCCTATTTTGCGGTAAATGAAGAACACTAG
- the LOC133839174 gene encoding nucleolar protein 6, whose product MVSRRSLTTVQERSEKYLNQIMSRIRKKKKSKHNESVKPPTLEEIKELSDTRNLFHSNLFKLQVKEMLDEIQIKPKYNSFISIWLESLVIALEELDDGLLDKCQLEVPLHLNKKSFNFQFIAPSAPPKFIGSATTETLLGPNIVVDVALEMPAACFQKDDYLNLVYDQKRALYLAYVASKLKQNTAFSADKFAYNYHANNPLKPVLEMTPGSKVGSHVMFRLYITAPATVFQLSRFVPCNNNVRPSVFGDKSPKNSNEALPATQHYNANVLFDLTLVQNQTLLLNAFTGRRNFQEGLLLLKVWLRQRQLDVGYSGFSAHILAAYIVYLSQNRLLHQSSSSYQVARTVWNQLANSNWTQGITLAPQQPQQLQLSTVAKYFDVCFMDVTGYFNLCANLPLAVYKAVCMEAKLAVELLNDIKVNSFSHIFMQKSPLYSRMDNFLKITNGASVDQLLQLHVPPHVKYDYANCAYPQLLKLLTDLLQKGLGQRVHAILPLEVPSSPWSVDSKAPVIGRSLLLGLILDPEHAYEVLDKGPSTNQDPDGAAEFRKFWGDKSNLRRFQDGSITEAVVWAAATDAPSQKRLIVKQIVLHLLEHQLQLDPNDVQYVAGELDVVYSLTPSFKVAKLQTKLKIQQETDAETLTSPVIHCYDALARQLHNLGDLPLEIVSISGISPVFRYCEPEPTLPQSRLIAERIHASQVLDVIIQLGPSGKWPNELAALRNLKTAFLIQIGQQLETQYKLHWLLCEKGLMVLKQGYCFLLQLAHSKELALLKQQQTERGVITYVDNPASRALERQHYILPKVNGALHALHQSHRAFGPTVLIAKRWIAAQLLDEGLWPSIATELLVAHLFQQRQSPHSTVAPQTGFIRFLQLIAHTDWNGELFLLNFNNSWAEQQVTDLEHSYRSERQSYPPLCLATAYDQKHAGRLWTSDELPNKPVLARVTLLARHALQLIESSLLSERLAFVRPAQLFVPSSEGYDLVIQLKPDLVANTLCFDFGSPFEPLSQRNFRLPLAGSQQLAQIVQQLRAAYSEHAAFFFNPHGGKELAIIWRPANEFAPKPFKVNELQACTPCFSGKVQVDRDTLIEDFKLLLKDFYLRVTTPEQLKRGQREHSKPKRYFNEVNRKPSKKKEKVQIQPKSSRKRLLKSKLLSALC is encoded by the exons ATGGTTTCAAGGAGGAGCCTGACCACAGTGCAGGAAAGAAGCGAAAAGTACCTCAATCAAATAATGAGTCGAatacgaaaaaagaaaaagtccAAACACAATGAAAGTGTGAAACCACCAACATTGGAGGAAATTAAGGAGCTGAGTGATACGCGCAATCTGTTTCATTCGAATTTGTTCAAGCTGCAGGTCAAAGAAATGCTTGATGAGATTCAAATTAAGCCCAAATACAACAGTTTCATTAGCATCTGGCTAGAATCGCTTGTGATTGCATTGGAAGAACTGGATGACGGATTATTGGACAAATGTCAGCTTGAGGTCCCTCTGCACCTCAACAAGAAATCTTTTAACTTCCAATTCATTGCGCCATCAGCGCCGCCAAAATTCATTGGTTCCGCAACGACTGAAACTCTTCTGGGTCCCAATATTGTTGTGGATGTTGCTCTTGAAATGCCCGCTGCTTGTTTCCAAAAAGATGATTATCTTAACTTGGTGTACGATCAAAAGCGCGCTCTTTATCTGGCATACGTGGCGagcaaattaaagcaaaacactGCATTTTCAGCGGATAAGTTTGCCTACAATTACCATGCGAATAATCCTCTAAAACCCGTGCTAGAGATGACGCCGGGCTCGAAGGTGGGCAGCCACGTGATGTTCCGCCTGTATATAACGGCGCCCGCAACTGTCTTTCAACTGAGTCGCTTTGTGCCCTGCAATAACAACGTTCGGCCTTCAGTCTTTGGTGATAAAAGCCCGAAGAACTCGAATGAAGCATTGCCAGCCACCCAGCATTACAACGCCAATGTTTTATTCGATCTTACACTGGTACAGAATCAAACTCTGCTCCTCAACGCATTCACGGGAAGACGTAACTTCCAAGAaggcttgttgttgcttaagGTTTGGTTGCGACAACGCCAGCTGGATGTAGGCTACAGTGGTTTTAGTGCTCACATCTTGGCTGCGTACATTGTGTATTTGTCGCAAAACCGTTTATTGCATCAATCGAGCAGCAGCTACCAGGTGGCCCGCACAGTTTGGAATCAGTTGGCCAACAGCAATTGGACTCAAGGCATAACGTTGGCGccgcaacagccacagcaattgCAGTTAAGCACTGTAGCCAAATACTTTGATGTGTGCTTCATGGATGTAACGGGGTACTTCAATCTATGCGCtaacttgccacttgctgtGTATAAGGCGGTTTGTATGGAGGCCAAACTGGCAGTGGAATTGCTGAATGACATCAAAGTTAATAGTTTCTCGCACATATTCATGCAAAAGTCGCCGCTCTATTCGCGCATGGACAACTTTCTGAA AATAACGAATGGAGCAAGTGTGGATCAGCTGCTCCAGCTACACGTGCCACCTCACGTTAAGTATGATTATGCAAACTGCGCTTATCCACAGCTGCTCAAGCTACTCACAGA CTTACTGCAAAAGGGATTGGGTCAACGGGTTCACGCCATTTTGCCATTGGAGGTGCCATCTAGCCCATGGTCAGTAGACTCTAAAGCGCCAGTGATTGGTCGCAGCCTGCTCTTGGGTCTCATCTTGGATCCGGAACATGCATACGAAGTGCTTGATAAGGGACCTTCGACCAACCAGGACCCCGATGGTGCTGCCGAATTTCGCAAATTTTGGGGCGATAAATCGAATCTACGCCGCTTTCAAGATGGTAGCATAACGGAGGCCGTTGTGTGGGCAGCTGCGACAGATGCTCCAAGTCAAAAACGTTTGATTGTCAAGCAAATAGTGTTACATCTGCTGGAGCATCAACTGCAACTAGACCCCAACGATGTGCAATACGTGGCCGGCGAACTGGATGTCGTATATTCGTTGACACCTTCCTTCAAGGTGGcgaaattgcaaacaaaactgAAGATTCAGCAAGAAACGGATGCCGAGACTCTAACATCCCCTGTCATTCACTGTTATGATGCTTTAGCACGACAGCTACACAATCTAGGCGATTTGCCCCTAGAAATTGTATCGATTTCTGGTATTTCACCCGTCTTCCGTTACTGCGAGCCAGAGCCCACGTTGCCACAATCTCGTTTAATAGCGGAACGGATACATGCTTCGCAGGTGCTGGACGTCATTATCCAATTGGGTCCGAGTGGAAAGTGGCCCAATGAGTTGGCGGCATTACGTAACCTGAAGACTGCCTTTCTCATACAGATCGGACAGCAGCTTGAGACACAGTATAAACTACACTGGCTGCTCTGTGAAAAGGGTTTGATGGTGTTGAAACAAGGTTATTGTTTCCTCTTGCAGTTGGCTCATAGCAAGGAACTGGCGTTGctcaaacaacagcaaacagagcGTGGCGTCATCACCTATGTGGACAATCCAGCGAGTCGTGCTCTAGAACGTCAGCATTACATACTGCCTAAAGTAAACGGTGCTCTGCATGCTCTGCATCAATCCCATCGTGCATTTGGACCCACAGTGCTTATTGCAAAGCGATGGATAGCAGCCCAGCTGCTGGACGAGGGTTTGTGGCCAAGTATAGCAACGGAGTTGCTAGTCGCACATCTTTTCCAGCAACGGCAGTCGCCGCACTCAACTGTAGCGCCCCAGACGGGGTTTATTCGCTTCCTGCAGTTGATTGCCCACACCGACTGGAATGGCGAACtgtttttgcttaatttcaaCAATAGCTGGGCAG AGCAACAAGTAACCGATCTAGAGCACAGCTATCGCAGTGAAAGACAGAGCTATCCTCCACTATGCTTAGCCACCGCGTACGATCAGAAGCATGCGGGTCGACTGTGGACTAGTGATGAGTTGCCCAACAAGCCAGTTCTGGCTCGAGTAACGCTGCTAGCTCGTCATGCCCTGCAACTCATCGAGTCGAGCCTCTTGTCTGAGCGACTGGCATTTGTGCGGCCTGCACAGCTATTTGTACCGTCCAGCGAGGGATACGATCTAGTTATACAGCTCAAACCCGATCTGGTTGCCAATACTTTgtgctttgactttggctcACCATTTGAACCTTTAAGTCAGCGCAATTTCCGTTTGCCACTTGCGGGCAGTCAACAGTTAGCGCAGATAGTACAACAATTGAGG GCGGCCTACTCGGAGCATGCGGCATTCTTTTTCAACCCGCACGGCGGTAAGGAGTTAGCTATTATATGGCGACCCGCCAATGAATTCGCACCAAAGCCTTTCAAAGTCAACGAGTTGCAAGCATGCACGCCCTGCTTTAGTGGAAAAGTTCAGGTCGACAGAGATACGCTGATTGAAGATTTTAAACTACTGCTGAAGGACTTTTATTTGCGAGTAACCACTCCAGAACAATTGAAGCGTGGACAACGAGAGCACAGCAAACCAAAACGTTACTTCAACGAGGTCAACAGGAAACCAtcaaaaaagaaggaaaaggTTCAAATACAACCTAAAAGTTCAAGGAAACGCttgttaaaaagtaaattgctTAGTGCTTTATGTTAA